One stretch of Bremerella cremea DNA includes these proteins:
- a CDS encoding sulfatase family protein → MSFYCRTHLLGLLTTLLILSGQMVWAAEKAGDSQRPNILFVLCDDLRPDAVGCLGSEHVKTPNIDRLAEEGILFHNSFCTTSLCSPSRASILTGLYAHTHGVTNNFTEFPDETATFPKRLQDAGYETAYIGKYHMGEDNDQPRAGFDWFVTHKGQGKYFDTEFNINGQGSQLMKGYYTHVVTDMALDWLKKDHGDKPWCLMIGQKAPHSFYFPEPKYEHAFDEVEVKYPATAFQLDDKPKWIKERLYTWHGIYGPLFDWRKDFPDDSPEGVQAFEDMVHAYWGTILSVDDSMGQLYDYLEKSGQLDNTVIVFMGDNGLLEGEDGMVDKRTAHEMSIRVPLVVRYPQLGKGKSVDQQILTVDMAPTLIELAGAKPMEDIHGKSWAKLAKTGDDDWRTAWMYYYNYEKQFPYTPNVRALRTDRWKYIRYPHGDGSPDRHMAELYDLKNDPGETINLAEKPEHASRVSQLRKELTEVMANVGLTEATDKMPLDEGIGQELPDAKIR, encoded by the coding sequence ATGAGTTTTTATTGCCGAACACATCTGCTTGGGTTGCTGACCACTCTGTTGATCTTATCTGGCCAAATGGTATGGGCGGCCGAAAAAGCTGGTGACTCGCAGCGGCCGAATATCTTGTTTGTGTTGTGCGATGACCTGCGTCCTGATGCGGTGGGCTGCCTGGGGAGCGAGCATGTGAAAACGCCGAACATCGATCGTTTGGCGGAGGAAGGGATTCTGTTCCACAATTCGTTCTGCACGACTTCTCTTTGTTCACCGAGCCGGGCTTCGATTTTGACGGGGCTTTATGCTCACACGCATGGCGTCACGAATAACTTTACCGAGTTTCCGGACGAGACGGCGACGTTCCCGAAGCGTTTGCAAGATGCCGGGTACGAAACGGCTTACATCGGGAAGTATCACATGGGTGAAGACAACGATCAGCCTCGGGCTGGTTTCGATTGGTTTGTTACCCACAAAGGACAAGGCAAGTATTTCGATACCGAGTTCAACATCAATGGCCAAGGAAGCCAGTTGATGAAGGGATACTATACGCACGTCGTCACCGACATGGCGTTAGACTGGCTGAAGAAAGATCACGGCGATAAGCCGTGGTGTTTGATGATCGGCCAGAAGGCGCCCCACAGCTTTTATTTTCCGGAGCCCAAGTACGAGCATGCGTTCGACGAGGTCGAAGTGAAGTACCCGGCAACGGCATTTCAACTCGATGACAAGCCGAAATGGATTAAGGAACGGCTTTACACTTGGCACGGAATCTATGGACCGCTGTTCGACTGGCGGAAAGATTTTCCGGACGATAGCCCGGAAGGGGTTCAGGCCTTTGAAGATATGGTTCATGCCTATTGGGGAACCATCTTGAGTGTCGATGACAGCATGGGCCAGCTTTATGACTACCTGGAAAAGAGTGGCCAGCTCGATAACACGGTCATCGTTTTCATGGGGGATAACGGCTTGCTGGAAGGGGAAGATGGAATGGTTGACAAGCGGACGGCGCACGAGATGAGTATCCGTGTGCCGCTGGTGGTTCGTTATCCGCAGTTGGGTAAAGGCAAGTCGGTGGACCAGCAGATTCTTACCGTCGACATGGCCCCCACCTTGATCGAACTGGCCGGGGCCAAGCCAATGGAAGATATCCACGGCAAGTCTTGGGCAAAGCTGGCGAAAACCGGGGACGACGATTGGCGGACGGCCTGGATGTATTACTACAATTACGAAAAACAGTTCCCTTACACGCCCAATGTCCGCGCTTTGCGAACCGATCGTTGGAAATATATTCGTTATCCCCATGGCGACGGCTCGCCAGATCGACACATGGCCGAACTGTACGACTTGAAGAACGACCCCGGCGAAACGATTAACTTGGCCGAGAAGCCAGAACATGCCTCACGGGTAAGCCAACTCCGCAAGGAACTTACCGAGGTGATGGCCAACGTAGGGCTTACGGAGGCAACCGATAAAATGCCACTGGACGAGGGAATTGGCCAGGAATTACCGGATGCTAAGATTCGGTAG
- a CDS encoding pyruvate kinase has translation MVEPFPTPGFAVTGMLKRTKVAATIGPSCSETDTLENVVRAGADACLLDLTQGKRTDWQASYDVVREVEGLAKQPVAILARINSADGQFSLANAISSGVIAWLAQQEIEYVTTSVAEGSRSIQQVREALDHAGSKAAILARLDHGSNYRDIDSIIQSSDGVIVTSTGLSELEKWSIPVMQKMVARQCQIGAKPCVVQRGVLSSMQHALEPTDGEVFDIANIVFDHADAILLGDETATGNHPTEAVEVVSKTVIATESLMEITDRPIKVGFGQPPNTAALAYSIRHILKMQEIAAVGVYSHTTSTAGVIAKNWIDCPILALSDVPETVRKMGIYHGVVSRQMKAPSNTAEMLSSTTSIAKQIGLVAPGDRMIVVSELPLHTGENANAFVIETIR, from the coding sequence GTGGTTGAACCATTTCCCACCCCAGGTTTTGCCGTAACCGGCATGTTGAAGCGTACCAAAGTCGCCGCCACCATCGGTCCGAGTTGCAGCGAGACCGATACGCTCGAGAACGTGGTGCGCGCTGGGGCGGATGCCTGTTTGCTTGATCTGACCCAGGGTAAACGTACGGACTGGCAAGCAAGTTACGATGTCGTCCGCGAAGTGGAAGGGTTAGCCAAACAGCCGGTAGCAATTTTGGCCCGCATTAACAGTGCAGATGGCCAGTTCTCGCTTGCCAATGCAATCAGCTCTGGCGTGATTGCCTGGCTCGCTCAACAAGAGATCGAGTACGTCACCACGTCGGTCGCCGAAGGATCGCGGTCGATTCAACAAGTGCGCGAAGCACTCGACCACGCAGGCAGCAAGGCCGCCATCTTGGCCCGGCTCGATCATGGCAGCAACTACCGCGACATCGACAGCATCATTCAATCGTCCGATGGGGTGATTGTAACTTCGACCGGGCTATCGGAACTTGAAAAATGGTCGATCCCGGTCATGCAGAAAATGGTAGCCCGGCAGTGCCAGATTGGGGCCAAGCCGTGCGTGGTGCAGCGAGGTGTTTTAAGCTCGATGCAGCATGCCCTGGAACCGACCGATGGCGAAGTCTTTGATATCGCGAACATTGTCTTCGATCATGCCGACGCAATTCTCCTCGGGGATGAAACAGCGACCGGCAATCATCCGACCGAAGCGGTGGAAGTTGTTTCCAAGACGGTAATCGCGACGGAAAGCCTGATGGAAATCACCGACCGCCCGATCAAGGTTGGCTTTGGACAACCCCCGAACACCGCAGCGCTGGCGTACTCGATTCGGCATATCTTGAAAATGCAAGAGATTGCTGCGGTTGGGGTTTATTCTCATACGACTTCCACCGCCGGCGTGATCGCCAAGAACTGGATCGACTGTCCTATTCTGGCTTTATCAGATGTGCCTGAGACGGTCCGCAAGATGGGCATCTACCACGGTGTGGTGTCTCGGCAAATGAAAGCGCCGTCGAACACGGCTGAGATGCTTTCTTCCACAACTTCGATCGCCAAACAGATCGGGCTGGTAGCCCCAGGCGACCGGATGATTGTTGTTTCCGAACTTCCGCTGCACACGGGAGAAAACGCCAACGCGTTCGTTATCGAAACGATTCGATAA
- the pstB gene encoding phosphate ABC transporter ATP-binding protein PstB: MIANDEAGKTVIDCDVKELYYGNFKAVRDTRIPIQQGEITAFIGPSGCGKSTVLRCLNRMNDLIRGFRFEGHVQFRGQNIYSPTIDPVAVRRHIGMVFQQPNPFAMSIYKNITYGLRINGYRGNYDEVVERALRGAALWDEVKDKLKQSGLSLSGGQQQRLCIARAIAVEPEVLLMDEPCSALDPIATRKIEELMKELKKKYTIAIVTHNMQQAQRVADKTAFLYVDTTQGGRTGYLVEHNETKELFEQPKQEYTRQYIRGEFS, from the coding sequence ATGATTGCCAACGACGAAGCCGGTAAGACTGTTATCGACTGCGATGTGAAAGAGCTCTATTACGGCAATTTCAAGGCCGTACGAGACACACGCATCCCGATTCAACAGGGTGAAATTACCGCTTTTATTGGTCCTTCCGGTTGCGGTAAAAGCACCGTTCTTCGCTGCTTGAATCGCATGAACGACCTGATTCGAGGCTTTCGCTTCGAGGGGCACGTTCAGTTCCGTGGGCAGAACATCTACAGCCCAACAATCGACCCGGTTGCCGTTCGCCGCCACATTGGCATGGTGTTTCAGCAACCAAACCCGTTCGCGATGAGTATCTATAAGAACATCACCTACGGGCTACGCATCAACGGCTATCGGGGCAACTACGACGAAGTTGTCGAACGAGCCTTACGGGGCGCTGCCCTGTGGGACGAAGTCAAAGACAAGCTGAAGCAAAGCGGCTTGTCGCTTTCAGGTGGTCAGCAGCAGCGTTTGTGCATTGCCCGGGCAATTGCGGTTGAACCAGAAGTGTTGTTGATGGACGAGCCTTGCTCGGCTCTCGATCCGATCGCTACGCGTAAGATCGAAGAGCTCATGAAAGAGCTCAAGAAGAAGTACACCATCGCCATCGTCACGCACAACATGCAGCAAGCTCAGCGTGTGGCGGACAAGACGGCGTTCCTGTACGTCGATACGACCCAAGGTGGGCGGACCGGTTACTTGGTCGAGCATAACGAGACCAAGGAACTGTTCGAGCAGCCCAAGCAAGAGTACACGCGGCAATACATCCGCGGCGAGTTCAGCTAG
- the pstA gene encoding phosphate ABC transporter permease PstA, with product MATSPNQPPQLPEVDISRLERSLRKPRALLSILLSGTVTIMTFMALVPLISVIFMLFYRGASKLTWENFTALPPTVSEDGGGFGNALIGTIVMVGIAGLISVPFGIMSAIFLSELGPTSKIAKVVRFCAKVLSGFPSILAGVFTYGAVVLVTGGFSAYAGGVALSILMLPVVMLTAEEAIRMVPRKMKEASIGMGATQTQTLWHVTLPTALPGILTGVMLSVARAAGETAPLLFTALFSNYWLYSEFNGLQLNDATASMAVLIYNFSSSPIDNQKEMAWSASLVLVLGVLVTNLIGKSLSRGGPTR from the coding sequence ATGGCCACCTCACCGAACCAACCCCCTCAGCTTCCTGAAGTCGATATTAGCCGTTTAGAACGATCGCTAAGAAAACCCCGCGCCCTGCTAAGCATTCTTCTTAGCGGTACCGTGACGATTATGACGTTCATGGCCTTGGTACCGTTGATCTCGGTGATCTTTATGCTTTTCTATCGAGGAGCATCCAAGCTGACCTGGGAAAACTTCACCGCACTCCCTCCGACGGTTTCCGAGGATGGGGGGGGCTTTGGAAATGCCTTGATCGGTACGATCGTCATGGTGGGCATCGCCGGGTTGATTAGTGTCCCCTTTGGAATCATGTCCGCAATCTTTTTGTCCGAATTGGGCCCTACCAGCAAGATAGCAAAAGTAGTGCGGTTTTGTGCAAAAGTTTTAAGTGGGTTCCCCTCGATCTTGGCGGGGGTCTTTACTTATGGGGCCGTGGTGCTCGTTACAGGCGGTTTCTCGGCTTATGCCGGGGGAGTAGCTCTTTCCATTTTGATGCTTCCTGTGGTCATGCTGACGGCGGAGGAGGCCATTCGGATGGTGCCTCGCAAAATGAAGGAGGCATCCATCGGAATGGGGGCAACCCAAACCCAGACCTTGTGGCATGTGACGCTGCCTACTGCATTGCCGGGGATCCTAACGGGCGTTATGCTATCAGTGGCTCGCGCTGCCGGAGAGACGGCTCCCTTGTTGTTTACCGCCTTGTTCAGCAATTACTGGCTGTACAGCGAATTTAACGGTTTACAACTCAACGACGCGACGGCGTCGATGGCAGTTTTGATTTACAACTTCTCCAGCTCTCCCATAGATAACCAGAAGGAAATGGCTTGGTCCGCTTCTCTGGTTTTAGTGCTGGGGGTTTTAGTGACGAACTTGATTGGTAAAAGCCTCTCGCGGGGCGGGCCCACACGTTAG
- the pstC gene encoding phosphate ABC transporter permease subunit PstC, translating into MDQYKKSPISRPPTLREIVTDLVFRYTCLAFAWLTIAVMCYIVFEITWKAGPAIQEYGFGFLTSQTWDPNTKEFGILPEIWGTLYSSTLALLIGSLFGVSVAVFLSEGYLGNFVFQVLKLFGVQFHRFWGKMPAAAETALKNLVELLAAIPSVVYGLWGIFVVIPLMRDSCNWLYENMGWFPLFGTRFEGTGMLPASFVLAIMILPTISAISRDALVAVPPKLREASYGLGATRWETILSVILPTASGGIFGGVVLAFGRALGETMALAMLVGNVNTIKVSLFSPANTLAALLANNFQEAGSDEMKVGVLMYAGLVLMAITLGVNVIGALILQRATAGLKGLN; encoded by the coding sequence ATGGATCAATACAAGAAGTCGCCGATCTCGAGGCCTCCGACACTACGAGAGATCGTCACCGATTTGGTATTTCGCTACACCTGTTTGGCGTTTGCCTGGCTGACCATCGCCGTGATGTGTTACATCGTCTTCGAGATTACTTGGAAGGCTGGCCCGGCGATTCAAGAGTATGGGTTTGGCTTTCTGACCAGCCAAACCTGGGATCCCAATACCAAAGAGTTTGGGATTTTGCCCGAGATCTGGGGCACACTATATAGTTCTACGTTAGCCCTGCTGATCGGTTCTTTGTTTGGCGTTTCGGTTGCTGTCTTCCTTAGCGAAGGGTATCTCGGCAACTTTGTTTTTCAGGTGTTAAAGCTGTTCGGTGTTCAATTTCACCGCTTCTGGGGAAAAATGCCTGCCGCTGCGGAAACGGCCCTGAAAAACCTGGTTGAGTTGCTCGCTGCAATTCCGAGCGTGGTTTACGGATTGTGGGGGATCTTTGTCGTCATTCCCTTGATGCGAGATTCGTGCAATTGGCTGTACGAGAACATGGGCTGGTTTCCTCTGTTTGGAACTCGCTTTGAAGGCACTGGGATGCTGCCAGCCTCGTTTGTCTTGGCCATTATGATCCTGCCCACGATTTCGGCGATCAGCCGAGATGCCTTAGTCGCTGTCCCCCCGAAACTGCGCGAAGCATCGTACGGGCTCGGGGCGACTCGCTGGGAAACGATTCTCTCGGTGATTTTACCTACGGCTTCTGGTGGCATCTTCGGCGGGGTGGTTCTGGCTTTCGGGCGAGCCCTCGGAGAAACAATGGCCCTGGCCATGCTGGTAGGAAATGTGAACACCATCAAAGTTTCGCTATTTTCCCCTGCGAATACCTTGGCTGCTTTGCTGGCGAATAACTTTCAAGAGGCTGGCAGCGACGAGATGAAAGTCGGCGTGCTAATGTACGCCGGGTTGGTTCTGATGGCGATTACGCTGGGCGTGAACGTTATCGGAGCGTTGATCCTGCAACGGGCTACGGCAGGCCTGAAAGGATTGAACTGA